One window from the genome of Alnus glutinosa chromosome 13, dhAlnGlut1.1, whole genome shotgun sequence encodes:
- the LOC133853974 gene encoding uncharacterized protein LOC133853974 isoform X2 — MIGIRMVMEELRDAFHFVCSVEFWRMAVFWTLSLLISYCHLLFAPNSKSYPRCAPATSSINIKPVCIITGATSGLGAATAYALSKQGFCVVLVGRSSHLLSKTVGEIKSWNKDAHLKHFEVDISSFQSILNFKGSLQQWLSDSNMHSSIQLLINNAGILATSCRLTADGYDQMMATNYIGAFCLTKLLLPLLTNSPVPSRIVNVSSFTHRSVFNMQVDEETISGKCFIRSKRYPYAHIYENSKLCLLLFSYEFHRQLDLMEKSHQCCGSWNSRNQDYAGSSFMPFWCSVFSLETSGPFAIT, encoded by the exons ATGATAGGAATAAGGATGGTGATGGAGGAGTTGAGGGACGCTTTTCATTTCGTTTGCTCTGTAGAATTCTGGAGAATGGCAGTGTTTTGGACACTCTCTCTCCTCATCTCCTATTGTCACCTCTTGTTTGCTCCCAATTCTAAGTCCTACCCACGTTGCGCCCCTGCAACCTCTTCTATCAATATCAAGCCCGTCTGCATTATCACCGGC GCCACATCTGGGTTGGGTGCGGCCACTGCCTATGCACTTTCAAAGCAAGGTTTCTGCGTTGTTCTTG TTGGACGGTCCTCCCATTTGTTATCGAAG ACAGTGGGAGAGATAAAAAGTTGGAACAAGGATGCCCATCTCAAACATTTTGAGGTTGACATATCATCCTTCCAGTCAATATTGAACTTTAAGGGCTCCCTTCAGCAGTGGCTTTCAGATTCAAATATGCAttcttcaattcaattattgattAACAATGCTGGGATACTAGCAACATCATGTAGACTCACGGCTGATGGCTATGATCA GATGATGGCTACGAATTACATTGGTGCATTCTGTCTGACCAAACTTTTACTACCACTTCTCACAAACAGCCCTGTTCCTTCCCGGATTGTGAATGTTTCATCATTTACGCATCGATCTG tttttaaTATGCAGGTTGATGAGGAAACCATTTCTGGGAAGTGCTTTATAAGATCAAAACGATATCCATATGCTCATATTTATGAAAATTCCAAAT TATGCCTACTGCTGTTCTCTTATGAGTTTCACCGACAGcttgatttgatggaaaaatcTCATCAG TGCTGTGGATCCTGGAACAGTAGAAACCAAGATTATGCGGGAAGTTCCTTCATGCCTTTCTGGTGTAGCGTTTTTAGTCTTGAAACTTCTGGGCCTTTTGCAATCACCTGA
- the LOC133854405 gene encoding RING-H2 finger protein ATL79-like: MRPVPDPATLAPHEIHLSPPLAAPTTTSRCEPHACRWQPYSNSGDFEANAAVIFIVLLCALICALVLNAAIRCFLRGGRHPPQDNLPQNQQQQQQQQQLHHQRKSTLEKDAADDPLAAAPTLVFSAGMKLAGTEAECAICLSEFMEGEGIRVLGRCTHGFHAQCIEKWFSSHASCPTCRRSCLPASPSPQRTSEACQSNRIQQDLPTADGTLS, from the coding sequence ATGCGACCAGTACCAGACCCAGCAACACTAGCTCCACATGAAATACACCTATCCCCACCACTCGCCGCCCCAACAACAACATCAAGATGTGAGCCACATGCCTGCAGGTGGCAACCCTACTCCAACTCAGGAGATTTTGAAGCAAACGCGGCTGTGATCTTCATCGTCCTCCTCTGCGCACTCATATGCGCTCTGGTTCTTAATGCCGCCATCCGCTGCTTCCTACGCGGTGGCCGTCACCCACCACAAGACAACCTTCCTCAAAAccagcagcagcaacaacaacagcaacaacTTCATCATCAGCGGAAGAGCACCCTCGAGAAAGATGCAGCTGATGATCCATTGGCGGCAGCTCCCACGCTGGTGTTCTCAGCTGGGATGAAGCTGGCTGGGACTGAGGCCGAGTGTGCCATTTGCTTGTCGGAGTTCATGGAGGGAGAGGGAATTCGGGTGCTGGGAAGGTGTACGCATGGGTTCCACGCGCAGTGCATCGAGAAGTGGTTCTCCTCCCACGCCTCCTGCCCCACTTGCCGCCGCAGCTGTCTCCCTGCCTCTCCATCTCCACAACGAACTTCCGAGGCCTGCCAAAGCAATAGAATCCAGCAGGACCTCCCAACCGCCGATGGAACTCTCTCATGA
- the LOC133853974 gene encoding uncharacterized protein LOC133853974 isoform X1, giving the protein MIGIRMVMEELRDAFHFVCSVEFWRMAVFWTLSLLISYCHLLFAPNSKSYPRCAPATSSINIKPVCIITGATSGLGAATAYALSKQGFCVVLVGRSSHLLSKTVGEIKSWNKDAHLKHFEVDISSFQSILNFKGSLQQWLSDSNMHSSIQLLINNAGILATSCRLTADGYDQMMATNYIGAFCLTKLLLPLLTNSPVPSRIVNVSSFTHRSVFNMQVDEETISGKCFIRSKRYPYAHIYENSKLCLLLFSYEFHRQLDLMEKSHQVSVIAVDPGTVETKIMREVPSCLSGVAFLVLKLLGLLQSPEKGISSILDAALAPPDLSGVYFFGGKGRTLNSSALSHNTKLAQELWNTSCDLFLQSQFFVKELC; this is encoded by the exons ATGATAGGAATAAGGATGGTGATGGAGGAGTTGAGGGACGCTTTTCATTTCGTTTGCTCTGTAGAATTCTGGAGAATGGCAGTGTTTTGGACACTCTCTCTCCTCATCTCCTATTGTCACCTCTTGTTTGCTCCCAATTCTAAGTCCTACCCACGTTGCGCCCCTGCAACCTCTTCTATCAATATCAAGCCCGTCTGCATTATCACCGGC GCCACATCTGGGTTGGGTGCGGCCACTGCCTATGCACTTTCAAAGCAAGGTTTCTGCGTTGTTCTTG TTGGACGGTCCTCCCATTTGTTATCGAAG ACAGTGGGAGAGATAAAAAGTTGGAACAAGGATGCCCATCTCAAACATTTTGAGGTTGACATATCATCCTTCCAGTCAATATTGAACTTTAAGGGCTCCCTTCAGCAGTGGCTTTCAGATTCAAATATGCAttcttcaattcaattattgattAACAATGCTGGGATACTAGCAACATCATGTAGACTCACGGCTGATGGCTATGATCA GATGATGGCTACGAATTACATTGGTGCATTCTGTCTGACCAAACTTTTACTACCACTTCTCACAAACAGCCCTGTTCCTTCCCGGATTGTGAATGTTTCATCATTTACGCATCGATCTG tttttaaTATGCAGGTTGATGAGGAAACCATTTCTGGGAAGTGCTTTATAAGATCAAAACGATATCCATATGCTCATATTTATGAAAATTCCAAAT TATGCCTACTGCTGTTCTCTTATGAGTTTCACCGACAGcttgatttgatggaaaaatcTCATCAGGTCTCTGTCAT TGCTGTGGATCCTGGAACAGTAGAAACCAAGATTATGCGGGAAGTTCCTTCATGCCTTTCTGGTGTAGCGTTTTTAGTCTTGAAACTTCTGGGCCTTTTGCAATCACCTGAAAAAGGCATCAGCTCTATTCTTGATGCAGCCCTTGCCCCACCA GACTTATCTGGAGTATACTTTTTTGGTGGAAAGGGtagaactctcaactcttcTGCACTGTCGCACAACACTAAACTTGCACAGGAACTTTGGAACACTTCATGTGATCTGTTTTTGCAGTCACAGTTTTTTGTTAAGGAACTTTGTTAA